In Citrobacter sp. RHB25-C09, the following proteins share a genomic window:
- a CDS encoding DUF2754 family protein, producing the protein MNLPVKIRRDWHYYAFAIGLIFILNGVVGLLGFEAKGWQTYAVGLVTWVVSFWLAGLIIRRRVDEDEETA; encoded by the coding sequence ATGAACCTGCCTGTAAAAATACGCCGTGACTGGCATTACTACGCCTTCGCTATTGGGCTGATTTTCATTCTGAATGGCGTGGTAGGGCTGTTAGGTTTTGAAGCCAAAGGTTGGCAAACCTATGCCGTGGGATTAGTGACCTGGGTCGTTAGTTTCTGGTTAGCGGGATTGATCATTCGCCGTCGCGTAGATGAGGATGAAGAAACGGCGTAG
- a CDS encoding YaiY family protein, with amino-acid sequence MADFTLSKSLFNGKHRETSSPSGNVAYAVFVLFCFWVGAQLLTLLVHAPGIYEHLMQVQETGRPRVEIGLGVGTIFGLVPFLAGCLVFGVIALYLRWRHRH; translated from the coding sequence ATGGCTGATTTTACACTCTCAAAATCCCTGTTTAATGGGAAACATCGAGAAACCTCCTCTCCTTCCGGAAATGTGGCCTATGCGGTATTTGTGCTGTTCTGCTTTTGGGTGGGCGCACAATTACTAACCCTGCTAGTTCATGCGCCGGGTATCTATGAACATTTGATGCAGGTACAGGAAACCGGACGCCCCCGGGTGGAAATCGGTCTGGGTGTCGGTACCATTTTTGGTCTGGTGCCATTCCTGGCAGGTTGCCTGGTCTTCGGGGTTATCGCACTCTATCTGCGCTGGCGTCATCGTCACTGA